The Ornithorhynchus anatinus isolate Pmale09 chromosome X5, mOrnAna1.pri.v4, whole genome shotgun sequence nucleotide sequence AGTGCTTTGGGATTTCTCTTTAAGGTATTCTCAGTTTGACCATTCTGAAGACATCAAAAAAATGCTTTTAATTGACCTGGTCTTCCTAATCCTTTTCCTTATTCAGACTGTGGTTGGGCTTCTGGAAAACTCAATACTACTCATGCTGTTTGTCAGTGTCTTCACTTCCCACAGACATCATAAAAAGCCCACAGACCTGATTGTTGCCTACCTGACTGTGGCCAACACAGGGATACTTATCACACAGGTGGCCCCAGGGATGATTCTGGCCATCAGGTGGGAAAATGCAATGGACGTGGTGGGGTGCCAGATCGCCCTGTTCATCAGAAGAGTGGCCCGGGGACTTTCTATCTGCAACACCTGTCTTCTGAGCGtattccaggccatcaccatcagtcccagcacttcCCGCTGGGCCCAGATCAAACCCAGCCTCTCCAAGTATATCGTCTCTATCTTCCTCTTTTTCTGGGTTCTCAACTTCATGGTAGAAATGAACATACTAAAATCCATTGAAGTCAGCCAAAATGTCACTCTCACCCTCCATGTTGACAGGAGGAGATGTTGTCTTAATATGATCCGGGGGAATTATTTAAATAATGTGGTTTTTCTAACTGCCAAGGTGATCCGAGATGCCGTCTTTGTGTTCCTCAtgagctgggccagtggctacatggtgatcGTGCTCTACCGACACCATAAACAGGTCCAGCACATTCACAGCACCAGCCTCTCCCCGAAATCCTCAGCAGAGACCAAAGCCACCCAGACCATCCTGTTCCTCGTCACCTGCTTTGTTTCCTTTTATTGCATCAACAGCAGCCTT carries:
- the ORNANAV1R3159 gene encoding vomeronasal 1 receptor ornAnaV1R3159, coding for MLLIDLVFLILFLIQTVVGLLENSILLMLFVSVFTSHRHHKKPTDLIVAYLTVANTGILITQVAPGMILAIRWENAMDVVGCQIALFIRRVARGLSICNTCLLSVFQAITISPSTSRWAQIKPSLSKYIVSIFLFFWVLNFMVEMNILKSIEVSQNVTLTLHVDRRRCCLNMIRGNYLNNVVFLTAKVIRDAVFVFLMSWASGYMVIVLYRHHKQVQHIHSTSLSPKSSAETKATQTILFLVTCFVSFYCINSSLTLALNFFEEDDLRLYDPVLFLGSCYSFFGPLVLISNDPRVSKLLCPLGRERALSAFISQ